A window of Frigidibacter mobilis contains these coding sequences:
- a CDS encoding Crp/Fnr family transcriptional regulator: protein MSDDHRHLFSLPVSIRRQMLAGEPLFCAGDAVTHMALVQEGCVHLLRRTVAGATVMLQMAQAGHVVAEASLYSASYHCGAEAACPTVVSLLPVTVFRQALRDSPALAESWSKHLARSVQTARMRAEIRTLRTVAERLDAWLGEGHVLPDKGRQQDVAAELGVSREALYRELARRRPR, encoded by the coding sequence ATGTCCGACGATCACAGACACTTGTTCTCTCTGCCCGTTTCAATCCGGCGCCAAATGCTGGCTGGAGAACCGCTGTTTTGCGCCGGGGACGCCGTGACACACATGGCTCTGGTTCAGGAAGGCTGCGTTCACCTTCTGCGTAGAACTGTCGCCGGTGCCACGGTGATGCTACAAATGGCACAGGCAGGGCATGTGGTTGCCGAGGCGTCACTTTATTCTGCGTCTTACCATTGTGGCGCTGAGGCGGCCTGTCCCACGGTGGTCAGCCTGCTTCCTGTCACGGTATTCAGGCAGGCGCTGCGGGACAGCCCGGCACTGGCAGAGTCCTGGTCGAAGCATCTGGCTCGAAGCGTGCAAACGGCACGGATGCGGGCTGAAATCCGGACCTTGCGGACGGTTGCGGAACGTCTGGACGCATGGCTTGGAGAGGGCCACGTCCTTCCGGACAAAGGCCGTCAACAGGATGTCGCCGCCGAGCTTGGCGTATCGCGCGAGGCCCTATACCGCGAACTGGCTAGGCGGCGGCCGCGCTAG
- a CDS encoding transposase, whose amino-acid sequence MGVHLDGSTVFEVSRLDVIEGPSGRRRRNKAERARIAAESMMPGVTVAEVARRHGTTRWQIYDWRKQLRKGNLVVPGNVAVLPVFAELVVDDNSAEAPAAVTGPISKRGPISKLSSVMS is encoded by the coding sequence ATGGGCGTCCATTTGGACGGCTCGACGGTTTTTGAGGTTTCCCGGCTGGACGTGATCGAGGGTCCGAGCGGGCGGCGTCGGCGCAACAAGGCGGAGCGGGCGCGGATCGCGGCGGAGAGCATGATGCCCGGGGTGACGGTCGCCGAGGTTGCGCGCCGGCACGGCACGACCCGCTGGCAGATCTACGATTGGCGCAAGCAGCTTCGCAAAGGCAATCTCGTGGTGCCCGGGAACGTGGCAGTCTTGCCGGTCTTCGCGGAATTGGTGGTCGATGACAATTCGGCCGAGGCACCGGCGGCTGTCACGGGCCCGATCTCGAAACGGGGCCCGATCTCGAAATTGTCGTCGGTGATGTCGTGA
- a CDS encoding metal-sensing transcriptional repressor gives MTDTATHTSHPDIINRLKRADGHLRSIIEMLEAGRPCLDVAQQLQAVEKAVAQAKKALIHDHIDHCLEDITGPLPRDQRAQVEEFKLITKYL, from the coding sequence ATGACCGACACAGCCACGCACACCTCGCACCCGGACATCATCAACCGCCTTAAAAGGGCGGATGGCCATCTGCGTTCCATTATCGAGATGCTGGAGGCCGGACGCCCCTGTCTTGATGTGGCGCAGCAACTGCAGGCCGTTGAAAAAGCGGTCGCTCAGGCCAAGAAGGCGCTGATCCACGATCACATCGACCACTGTCTGGAAGATATCACCGGTCCCTTGCCGCGCGATCAGCGGGCCCAGGTCGAAGAATTCAAGCTGATCACCAAGTATTTGTGA
- a CDS encoding cation diffusion facilitator family transporter, which yields MREKVLDWFGFGAGGHSFAGHGHSQGGHGHGAHGHDHGDGGHGHTHGVIDPMIATTSRGIWAIKWSFVLLALTAAAQLVIVVLSGSVALLADTIHNVGDAVTAIPLWLAFMLARRKPSRTFTYGLGRVEDIAGLFIVAIILFSALVAGYQSINRLINPEPISHLGWVFVAGLIGFVGNEVVAVFRIRVGREISSAALIADGYHARTDGFTSLAVVLGAIGVWAGFPLADPIVGLLITLAIFGIVWQSARAVLTRMLDGVEPDILDEIDHAAEHVSGVIGVHGVQARWLGHKLYAELSVHLDETVTVAEAQTIVAAMKAELFAHLPVLAQVSIRIEAPAKTEVATKPHRHDHPDHGHPHSHAHPHGADHRHHDDAKDHDHHHAPDPFQVNCALADGVLEIVDTPQGERMRLTIARHAEDLTAMVVIERSTGPETLFLMPEAGDHHRLQSTDAPAEPHEFNARLILQANGKSLDLPFRMTEPEGHGAH from the coding sequence ATGCGCGAAAAAGTACTTGATTGGTTTGGCTTTGGCGCTGGCGGACACAGCTTCGCCGGGCACGGTCACAGCCAAGGCGGTCACGGTCATGGCGCGCATGGTCATGACCATGGCGACGGTGGGCATGGCCACACCCATGGCGTCATCGACCCGATGATCGCGACTACGTCGCGGGGTATTTGGGCGATCAAATGGTCGTTTGTGCTGCTGGCCCTGACGGCCGCGGCGCAGCTTGTCATCGTGGTCTTGTCGGGGAGTGTGGCGCTGCTTGCAGACACGATCCACAACGTCGGCGATGCGGTCACTGCCATCCCTCTTTGGCTCGCGTTCATGCTGGCGCGTCGCAAACCGTCGCGCACCTTTACATACGGCCTCGGCCGGGTCGAGGATATCGCCGGGCTGTTCATCGTCGCCATCATTCTGTTTTCGGCTCTGGTTGCCGGCTATCAGTCGATCAACCGGTTGATCAATCCGGAACCCATCTCCCATCTGGGATGGGTTTTCGTCGCGGGGCTGATCGGCTTTGTCGGAAACGAGGTGGTGGCCGTCTTCCGCATCCGCGTCGGACGCGAGATCAGCAGTGCCGCCCTGATCGCCGATGGCTACCATGCGCGCACCGACGGGTTCACCAGCCTTGCCGTCGTTCTCGGTGCGATCGGTGTCTGGGCAGGTTTCCCGCTTGCCGATCCGATTGTCGGATTGCTGATCACCCTCGCCATCTTCGGCATCGTCTGGCAATCGGCCCGGGCCGTACTGACGCGGATGCTCGACGGGGTAGAGCCGGACATTCTGGACGAAATCGACCATGCCGCCGAGCATGTTTCCGGCGTGATCGGGGTACATGGGGTGCAAGCACGCTGGTTGGGGCACAAGCTCTATGCCGAACTCTCGGTGCACCTGGACGAAACGGTCACCGTCGCTGAGGCGCAGACCATTGTGGCGGCGATGAAGGCAGAGCTTTTCGCCCATCTTCCCGTGCTGGCGCAAGTCAGCATTCGGATCGAGGCGCCTGCAAAGACAGAGGTTGCGACAAAGCCGCACCGACACGACCATCCTGATCACGGGCACCCCCACAGCCACGCGCATCCGCATGGCGCCGATCATAGACATCACGACGACGCAAAGGACCATGACCACCACCACGCCCCCGACCCGTTTCAGGTGAACTGCGCCCTGGCGGACGGCGTGTTGGAAATCGTGGATACGCCGCAAGGCGAACGGATGCGGCTGACCATCGCACGCCACGCCGAAGACCTGACCGCTATGGTGGTCATCGAACGATCCACAGGCCCCGAGACGTTGTTCCTGATGCCCGAGGCAGGCGATCATCATCGACTGCAAAGCACGGATGCACCGGCCGAACCGCACGAGTTCAACGCCCGCCTCATCCTGCAGGCCAATGGCAAATCGCTTGACCTGCCGTTCCGCATGACCGAACCGGAGGGCCACGGCGCGCATTGA
- a CDS encoding MFS transporter yields MLSVLSNRTFRHLFAAQVIALLGTGLATVALGLLAWQLAGEDAGLVLGTALAIKMIAYVTLAPIAAAIAERLPRRAFLVALDLIRGGVVLFLPFVTEVWQIYVLIFFLQAASAGFTPAFQATIPDVLPNERDYTNALSLLRLAEDLEQLLSPMLAAALLTIVSFPVLFGGTVAGFVGSALLVVTVALPTRTAAEAGHFWASTTKGIRIYLATPRLRGLMVMEMAVAAAGAMIYVNTVVLVQARLELGEPQVALAFAAFGAGSIVAAFLLPRLLERITDRPVMITGAGLMVAGVAMVPLMPGLAALMALWAVIGFGFSCTQTPIGRILNRSAREQDRPAVFAAQFALSHACWLVTYPLAGWLGSAFGLTQAALGLALVGTVAMVAVLRLWPAFDPVELLHSHPDLPPDHPHIRDHAQEHRHPLQIDDLHRRWPRSAF; encoded by the coding sequence ATGCTCAGTGTCCTGTCCAACCGCACCTTCCGCCACCTTTTCGCGGCACAGGTCATAGCCCTTCTGGGTACGGGCCTTGCCACCGTGGCCTTGGGTCTGCTGGCCTGGCAACTGGCTGGCGAGGATGCCGGTCTGGTTCTGGGCACCGCTCTTGCGATCAAGATGATCGCCTATGTGACACTGGCCCCGATTGCCGCCGCCATAGCGGAACGGTTGCCGCGCCGGGCGTTTCTGGTGGCGCTGGACCTGATCCGCGGGGGCGTCGTGTTGTTCCTGCCCTTCGTCACCGAGGTCTGGCAGATCTATGTGCTGATCTTCTTCCTTCAGGCGGCATCGGCAGGCTTTACCCCGGCGTTTCAGGCGACGATCCCCGATGTGCTGCCGAATGAGCGGGACTATACCAACGCGCTGTCCCTGCTGCGGCTGGCTGAGGACCTTGAACAGCTACTCAGCCCGATGCTGGCCGCGGCCCTGCTGACCATTGTCAGTTTTCCGGTGCTGTTCGGCGGCACGGTTGCGGGCTTTGTCGGATCAGCGCTGCTGGTCGTCACTGTGGCGCTGCCTACCCGAACCGCAGCAGAGGCGGGGCATTTCTGGGCCTCAACGACAAAGGGCATCCGCATCTATCTGGCAACGCCGCGCCTGCGCGGTCTGATGGTCATGGAAATGGCTGTCGCTGCCGCAGGGGCGATGATCTACGTCAATACGGTCGTGCTGGTGCAGGCCCGTCTGGAGTTGGGGGAACCGCAAGTGGCGCTGGCCTTTGCCGCCTTCGGTGCGGGGTCGATTGTGGCGGCGTTCCTGTTGCCGCGCCTCCTCGAACGGATCACAGACCGACCTGTGATGATCACCGGTGCGGGGCTGATGGTGGCCGGGGTGGCGATGGTGCCGCTGATGCCGGGGCTGGCTGCCCTCATGGCGCTCTGGGCGGTCATCGGCTTTGGCTTTTCCTGCACGCAGACCCCGATCGGGCGCATCCTGAACCGCTCTGCCCGGGAACAGGACCGCCCCGCCGTCTTCGCCGCGCAGTTCGCGCTGAGCCATGCCTGCTGGCTGGTCACCTATCCGCTAGCGGGCTGGCTCGGGTCGGCCTTCGGTCTGACCCAGGCGGCACTTGGGCTCGCGCTGGTGGGGACGGTGGCGATGGTGGCTGTCCTCCGGTTGTGGCCGGCTTTCGATCCGGTCGAGCTGCTGCACAGCCACCCCGATCTGCCGCCAGATCATCCGCACATCCGCGACCATGCACAAGAGCACCGCCACCCCCTGCAGATCGACGACCTGCACCGCCGCTGGCCCCGCTCTGCCTTCTGA
- a CDS encoding Chromate resistance protein ChrB: MEHITWLLLTYKVPPEPAAKRVALWRKLKGMGAVYLQNGVCLLPKTDDHIRRLKMLENDIAEAQGEAVILETIALDPGQEAKVLTRFKAARDDAYAEFIDKCDDFEREVAKEVTAGHFTYAELEENDVDLKKLQGWLAKIQKLDFYGADRADEAKERLAGCVTVLDDYARRVFDAHDENK; the protein is encoded by the coding sequence ATGGAACACATCACTTGGCTCTTGCTGACCTACAAAGTGCCCCCGGAACCCGCAGCAAAGCGGGTCGCCCTGTGGCGAAAGCTGAAAGGGATGGGGGCGGTCTATCTGCAGAATGGCGTCTGTCTGCTGCCCAAGACCGACGATCACATCCGCCGTCTGAAGATGCTGGAAAACGACATCGCAGAAGCGCAGGGCGAGGCGGTGATTCTTGAGACCATCGCTCTTGATCCGGGCCAGGAAGCCAAAGTCCTGACCCGCTTCAAGGCCGCGCGCGACGACGCCTACGCCGAGTTCATCGACAAATGCGACGACTTCGAGCGCGAGGTCGCCAAAGAAGTAACGGCGGGTCACTTCACTTACGCCGAACTGGAAGAGAACGACGTCGACCTGAAGAAACTTCAGGGCTGGCTGGCTAAGATCCAGAAGCTCGACTTTTACGGTGCCGACCGCGCGGATGAAGCCAAGGAACGCCTGGCCGGATGCGTGACCGTTCTGGATGACTACGCGCGCCGGGTATTCGACGCGCATGATGAAAACAAGTGA
- a CDS encoding DUF1127 domain-containing protein — protein MANPIATRLDYRPGFAPFPPRPTEPGFLLLWLDRQRQRAHLAELDDRLLKDIGVSRPQAIEEARQWT, from the coding sequence ATGGCCAACCCCATTGCCACCCGCCTCGACTACCGCCCTGGGTTTGCGCCTTTCCCTCCAAGACCTACGGAACCCGGTTTTCTGCTCCTCTGGCTCGACCGGCAAAGACAGCGCGCGCATCTTGCCGAGCTCGACGACCGCCTCCTGAAGGACATCGGCGTGAGCCGCCCACAAGCGATCGAGGAGGCTAGACAATGGACCTGA
- a CDS encoding COG4280 domain-containing protein, translating into MLDWSTAAPAIGAAFLASLVEVVEAFTIVLVVATLRGWKPAVLGTVAALATLAAVVVVLGPLLDRVPLHLLQMVIGVLLLLFGIGWLRKAALRAGGVIPLHDEDAIFARETAELSAEVRRQQTSQDWIAGIAAYKAVLLEGLEVIFIVIAVSAGRGLLWPASLGALSACVLVLLIGAIAHRPLSRVPENTLKFGVGVMLSAFGVFWTGEGLGVDWPGQDLALFVFAGLFLLAGLMSARMVRQPLPEVVR; encoded by the coding sequence ATGCTTGACTGGTCCACCGCAGCCCCGGCGATTGGTGCCGCTTTCCTTGCCTCGCTGGTCGAGGTGGTCGAGGCCTTCACCATAGTTCTGGTCGTCGCCACCCTGCGCGGCTGGAAGCCTGCCGTGCTTGGTACCGTAGCCGCCCTTGCGACACTGGCCGCAGTCGTCGTGGTGCTCGGGCCCTTGCTGGATCGGGTTCCGTTGCACCTGCTGCAAATGGTGATCGGCGTACTGCTGCTGCTGTTCGGGATAGGCTGGCTGCGCAAGGCTGCGCTGCGGGCGGGCGGCGTCATCCCCCTGCATGACGAGGACGCCATCTTCGCTCGGGAAACTGCGGAACTGAGCGCAGAGGTCAGGCGCCAGCAGACATCGCAGGACTGGATCGCGGGGATCGCCGCCTACAAGGCCGTGCTGCTGGAAGGGCTGGAGGTCATCTTCATCGTGATCGCGGTCAGCGCCGGGCGCGGGTTGCTGTGGCCTGCAAGCCTTGGCGCGCTATCAGCCTGCGTTCTGGTTCTGCTGATCGGCGCCATCGCACATCGGCCGCTGTCACGGGTGCCCGAGAACACGCTCAAGTTCGGGGTGGGCGTGATGCTCTCTGCCTTCGGCGTGTTCTGGACGGGTGAGGGGCTGGGGGTGGACTGGCCCGGTCAGGATCTGGCGCTGTTCGTCTTTGCCGGTCTGTTCCTTTTGGCGGGGCTGATGTCTGCCCGCATGGTGCGGCAACCGCTGCCGGAGGTGGTGCGATGA
- a CDS encoding MerR family transcriptional regulator — MLTIGKLSDAAGVKVPTIRYYEEIGLLPQAERSAGNQRLYGQKAQERLTFIRHARELGFPLDAIRDLLSLSDRPNQSCAAADAIASAQLAAVEARIARLVALKAELERMLVQCAGGVIADCRVIEVLGDHTKCHGDHRQGEAP; from the coding sequence ATGCTCACCATCGGAAAACTGAGCGATGCCGCCGGGGTCAAAGTGCCGACCATCCGCTACTACGAAGAGATCGGCCTTCTGCCTCAAGCCGAACGCAGCGCGGGCAATCAGCGGCTTTACGGCCAAAAGGCGCAAGAGCGGCTGACCTTCATCCGCCATGCCCGCGAACTCGGGTTCCCGCTGGATGCGATCCGCGACCTGCTCAGCCTTTCAGACCGGCCAAACCAGTCCTGTGCTGCGGCAGATGCCATCGCCTCGGCGCAGCTTGCAGCGGTCGAAGCGCGCATTGCGCGGCTCGTGGCGCTCAAGGCCGAGCTGGAAAGGATGCTCGTCCAATGCGCGGGGGGCGTGATTGCCGATTGCCGTGTGATCGAGGTCTTGGGCGATCATACAAAGTGCCACGGCGACCACAGGCAGGGCGAGGCACCGTGA